Proteins encoded together in one Pontiella desulfatans window:
- a CDS encoding glycoside hydrolase family 32 protein: MNKVLLLLFAVTSLTSSSRGIENPYNYPFDNRGNPLSDVQLEDEWSTFPLYQQVGYNQPLRPQFHFTSQVGWLNDPNGMVFYDGEWHMYFQHYAKGVKNGIKSWGNAKSTDLIHWTQFQHAINPYPNVVGGDRPHAIWSGSAVVDRHNALGKQKGDVKTLFALYTATNPNGFFQGGAYSTDKGRTWTKINDGKPVIPFQEGYAAGQRDPRIFYYKPGKFYVTIMMVGGEKREVRLWKSTDLLNWEYIMDIPDKSAECIDMYEIPVDGNVNNTRWVISNAGTRYEIGVFDGRSWNGYGERDEDNRPLRFDYGDSYYAAQVFNNAPDNRVVHIGWLHCKEFYRPFIEANMPFTQQMSFPAEVTLHSTDSGIVLRRNPVKEIERLYVKSDAFDHGKLGEINAELAGLSPELIDMTLRIKPDADFVLNVRGLPIKYDLKRQVVVFNNSQRGTAIAEASKAKKKNSPQPFNPRHQYGLKEIPAPLQNDRVSIRVLVDRASLEIFVNDGQAAGSFVIVPDAENRSIQLSGADGQSVESIVVNELKSIWGK; this comes from the coding sequence ATGAATAAGGTATTACTTTTGCTGTTCGCCGTTACGAGCTTAACCAGTAGCAGTAGAGGAATTGAAAATCCATACAACTACCCGTTTGACAACCGCGGCAATCCGTTATCGGACGTACAACTGGAAGATGAGTGGTCAACCTTCCCGTTGTATCAACAAGTTGGCTACAATCAACCGCTACGCCCTCAGTTCCACTTTACCTCACAGGTGGGCTGGCTTAACGATCCCAACGGGATGGTTTTCTATGATGGTGAATGGCATATGTACTTCCAGCATTATGCCAAAGGCGTCAAAAATGGAATAAAATCGTGGGGAAACGCAAAAAGTACCGACCTGATCCATTGGACTCAATTTCAACATGCAATCAATCCCTATCCAAACGTTGTCGGTGGAGACCGCCCTCACGCCATCTGGTCCGGTTCGGCGGTTGTGGATAGACATAATGCGCTCGGCAAACAGAAAGGTGATGTAAAAACCCTTTTCGCTCTCTATACGGCGACAAATCCGAACGGCTTCTTCCAGGGAGGCGCTTACAGTACTGACAAAGGGCGGACGTGGACAAAGATAAATGACGGCAAGCCGGTTATTCCGTTTCAGGAAGGGTACGCTGCCGGACAACGTGATCCGCGCATCTTTTATTACAAACCGGGGAAATTCTACGTGACGATCATGATGGTCGGTGGAGAAAAGCGGGAGGTTCGGCTGTGGAAATCCACAGATCTTCTGAATTGGGAATACATAATGGATATCCCTGACAAGTCGGCAGAGTGTATCGACATGTATGAGATCCCCGTAGATGGGAATGTAAACAACACTCGATGGGTCATCTCAAATGCAGGAACCCGCTACGAGATAGGAGTGTTTGACGGAAGATCATGGAACGGGTACGGAGAAAGGGATGAGGATAACAGACCGCTCCGTTTCGATTATGGCGATTCTTACTATGCAGCACAGGTTTTCAACAACGCTCCGGATAATCGCGTAGTCCACATCGGGTGGCTTCATTGCAAAGAGTTCTACCGCCCGTTCATCGAGGCCAATATGCCGTTCACCCAGCAGATGTCCTTTCCGGCGGAAGTTACGCTTCATTCAACGGATAGCGGAATCGTTTTGAGACGTAATCCGGTCAAAGAAATTGAAAGGCTGTATGTGAAATCAGATGCCTTCGACCACGGCAAGCTCGGAGAAATCAACGCCGAACTTGCCGGTCTCAGCCCCGAATTGATCGACATGACCCTGCGTATTAAACCTGATGCCGACTTTGTGCTCAACGTCCGTGGGTTGCCGATCAAATACGACCTGAAAAGGCAGGTGGTTGTGTTCAACAACAGTCAACGCGGCACCGCTATTGCAGAAGCTTCGAAAGCAAAAAAGAAAAACTCACCCCAACCATTCAATCCCAGGCACCAATATGGCCTCAAGGAGATTCCTGCGCCGCTTCAGAATGACAGGGTGTCGATTCGGGTGCT
- a CDS encoding sugar porter family MFS transporter: MRNKKLFFWALTSALAGFLFGFDTIVISGTEQKIESLWSLTPFLHGLAMSAALWGTVIGSLCGGWPTEKFGRRKTLLSIGVLYFVSAVGSGVAPDPIFFMVSRFVGGLGVGIATVASPLYISEISPAERRGHLAGLFQFNIVFGILVAFVSNFFIGKYMDPDVAWRWMLGVEALPALVYSLMCFSLPESPRWLITHAGNRDAGMAVFRKINPEMTDANLSTLADSVEQSVGDRKTAAKFFTKRLKTPILLAFFVAFFNQLSGINAILYFAPRIFEWTGLGGQAALLQSVGIGVTNLVFTYVGLYLIDRLGRRTLLYIGSFGYIASLGLCTWAFAAENFGIVPFCIFAFIAAHAIGQGTVIWVLISEIFPNRNRAAGQSLGSFTHWFFAASLTFVFPKMAEALPPSVIFGFFCFMMILQLVWVKTMVPETKGVSLEDMQEKLS; the protein is encoded by the coding sequence ATGCGTAATAAAAAACTGTTTTTCTGGGCGCTGACCTCCGCGTTGGCCGGGTTTCTTTTCGGCTTCGACACCATCGTCATTTCCGGTACGGAGCAGAAGATTGAAAGTCTCTGGTCGCTGACCCCGTTCCTGCACGGGCTGGCTATGAGCGCCGCGCTGTGGGGTACGGTGATCGGGTCGCTGTGCGGCGGCTGGCCGACCGAAAAGTTCGGGCGCCGCAAAACATTGCTATCCATCGGTGTTCTCTATTTTGTTTCTGCGGTCGGTTCGGGCGTTGCGCCCGATCCGATCTTCTTCATGGTATCGCGATTTGTCGGCGGCTTGGGCGTAGGGATCGCGACGGTGGCCTCGCCGCTTTATATTTCCGAAATCTCGCCGGCGGAGCGGCGCGGCCATCTGGCGGGGCTGTTTCAGTTTAATATTGTTTTTGGTATTCTGGTGGCCTTTGTCTCCAACTTTTTCATCGGGAAATACATGGATCCCGATGTTGCCTGGCGCTGGATGCTGGGGGTGGAAGCGCTGCCCGCGCTGGTCTATTCTCTCATGTGCTTCAGCCTGCCGGAAAGCCCGCGCTGGCTGATTACCCATGCCGGCAACCGCGATGCCGGTATGGCGGTTTTCCGCAAGATCAATCCGGAGATGACCGATGCGAATCTGTCAACCCTGGCGGACAGCGTCGAGCAGAGTGTCGGCGACCGAAAAACCGCTGCAAAATTTTTCACGAAGCGGCTCAAGACCCCGATTCTGCTGGCTTTCTTTGTGGCCTTTTTCAATCAGCTCTCCGGCATCAACGCCATTCTCTACTTTGCACCGCGCATCTTTGAATGGACCGGACTCGGCGGGCAGGCCGCGCTGCTGCAGTCAGTAGGCATCGGGGTGACCAACCTGGTCTTCACCTATGTCGGGCTCTACCTGATCGACCGGCTGGGCCGCCGAACCCTGCTCTATATCGGCTCGTTCGGCTACATCGCGTCGCTGGGGCTCTGCACCTGGGCGTTTGCTGCGGAAAACTTCGGGATTGTCCCGTTCTGCATCTTTGCCTTCATTGCCGCGCACGCCATCGGCCAGGGCACGGTCATCTGGGTGCTGATCTCCGAAATCTTCCCGAACCGCAACCGTGCGGCCGGGCAGTCGCTCGGCAGCTTTACGCACTGGTTCTTCGCCGCCTCACTGACCTTTGTTTTCCCGAAAATGGCCGAAGCACTGCCGCCGTCCGTCATCTTCGGTTTCTTCTGCTTCATGATGATACTTCAGCTCGTCTGGGTCAAAACCATGGTGCCGGAGACCAAGGGCGTTTCGCTCGAAGATATGCAGGAGAAACTATCGTGA
- a CDS encoding carbohydrate kinase family protein produces the protein MNELTVIGIGELLWDMFPEGKRLGGAPMNFCYHCQQLGAKGYPVSAVGSDVYGADILDFLVGKQVTADFVAVDDVHPTGTVDVTVDKCGKPAYVIKEQVAWDYIPLTGEMLSLAHRADAVCFGSLAQRNGMSNKTIRTFLAAMKPESIRIFDVNLRQQYYTEEIIRESLNFCNILKLSDEELPVLAKMFRISGTVEWQLKRLRKMFDLDVVVYTRGPAGSLLISSEGISDHPGYPGDALNSVGAGDSFTATLCMGLLCGMSLDGINAHANRVATFVCSQDSATPELPDDLKGTIYA, from the coding sequence TCTGTTACCACTGCCAGCAGTTGGGCGCGAAGGGCTATCCGGTCAGCGCGGTCGGCAGCGATGTCTATGGAGCGGACATCCTGGATTTTCTGGTCGGAAAACAGGTTACAGCAGACTTCGTTGCTGTCGATGATGTTCACCCTACCGGAACGGTGGATGTTACAGTGGATAAATGCGGAAAGCCCGCATATGTAATTAAAGAGCAGGTGGCATGGGATTACATTCCGTTAACCGGGGAAATGCTGTCGCTGGCCCATCGTGCGGATGCCGTCTGTTTCGGTTCCCTCGCCCAGCGCAACGGGATGTCGAACAAAACCATTCGGACGTTTCTTGCTGCGATGAAACCGGAGTCAATCCGGATTTTTGATGTCAATTTAAGGCAACAGTACTACACGGAAGAAATTATCCGCGAGTCACTGAATTTCTGCAATATCCTCAAACTGAGTGATGAGGAACTTCCGGTGCTGGCAAAAATGTTCCGTATTTCGGGTACTGTCGAGTGGCAACTGAAAAGGTTACGCAAGATGTTTGATCTGGACGTGGTGGTCTACACACGCGGGCCAGCAGGAAGCCTCTTAATTTCCTCGGAAGGCATCAGCGACCATCCCGGGTATCCCGGCGACGCGTTGAACAGTGTCGGGGCGGGCGATTCTTTTACGGCCACCCTCTGCATGGGACTGCTCTGTGGCATGAGTCTTGATGGAATCAATGCACATGCAAACCGCGTAGCAACCTTTGTGTGTTCGCAGGACAGTGCCACTCCTGAGTTGCCTGATGATTTGAAAGGAACGATTTATGCGTAA